The nucleotide window tctaccttctcattggtaaaattcttaatggttccattaagaggtagcctcttaatgaccattcagaggctaccaaacagcccctaaagtTTGCATTACCCGGAGAGTTCCATCTACTGATAATATCTTGATTCTTCAACTTTTTGCACCAGAAGCCACATTAGAAACGAGTGGCGGGGTATAGCCTGCGGAAACCAAGCGAGCTTGGCCCAAGAAACCTCATTCTGCTTGAACCGAATGGCATCCCAAGCCGTCGCTGTGTTAAACTCCACACTTTGACCTGAACTTGTTTTCCATTCCAGTCTATCTTGTCTCGTCTGATCTATTGTAACAATCTGAAGCTGAGCAAGAGCAGGATATCGAGCCGTCCACACGTCTGGCCAAAGCCATTCTCCATATTCACAAACCTCCGCCAATTTAGTAGTCATACTGAACCCGACATTAGCTATCATCCTCGGAGTAATCATTCTCGCTATCGGACATATGTCATCCCATTTGTCAAACCAAGCAAAAGTTCTCATACCATTTCCCACGTTTATCCATATATGATCTCTAAGTAAATGTCTAAGCCCAAGCATTTTCCTCCCTTCCAACCAGAATATCCCAAAAACTTCTACTACGAATACGATACGAGTGGATCCATTTGACCCATAAGGATTCTCGAAGAGATAGCAAACTCCATATGTGATTGACCATGAGAGCATTATTCATATCTCCGACTCTTCTCACACCTAGTCCACCTTCACACTTTGGCAAGCACACAGACTTCCACTTAACTTTAGCTTTACCTCTAATGTTATTACCTTGGGCCCAAAGAAAACGTCGCATCCTATCCTCAATCTCATGAATAATACGCTTCGGAAGGATAAACACCGAAGCCTAATATACATGCATCGAAGAGAGGACCGATCTAATCAGCTGCAACCTCCCCGCAAACGACAAACATTTGTTTTTCCAATCAGTAATGCGAGACTCTAAGCTTTCAATAAGTCTTTTACaatgtaacgcccggctcttttgtactttccatttatagaaagttttgttcgtatttctatttttggaaactttgtattcttgtaatcgttcccttctttgtaatcattgtcaaaccgagacttggatcattaatgaagcttgtattttgttacgttTATGTTATTcacactctatgtatgctcgtatgttcgacttcgtgaatcaatcaatgtttaatcgtgattcttggaaactatgtgcgaaacttgtaattaatctaaacttatgcatgaaacgtattttgaacgagaacgacacttgatttgatacttatacgcataattatacttggtttatactccTCGTACTTGGGTTTACCTTAAAATATGCTTTTGTGGCAAGAATGGTCCTTAAAACACCTTAAAACATCAATTACacaactataggggctaaaatgTAATAAAAACAAACTTGTTTCCGAACCCCaaagggctcgcggcccgcgttaacttgcctggatatcccaggcgggccgcatgAGGCCCAGGTCTGCAGAACATATGGACAGTCGCGACCAGCTTCACTTTTTGGGCGGGATTTCAtgtttaaaccgagttttggcaCTTGTAAACACCTATAATCAACCCTAATCACCTCCCTATAAGTATCCAAGGTCCTCCAAACACTTGGACACTTTCATCACACTCAAATCTCTCAAAAACACTCTCAAGTTCcagcaagaatctgcattttcggacagattcacactcttgcactaaacttggtataacttgctcatttcttaacgaaattacttgattcttcttcctacttgcttggttaatcatggagtttgattccttgacttctccttggagaaatcagacctggaattgctctgaaattgaccaaaaactttctgttttgttacatacttgtttaaacttcatccaacttgtgtctaacacatctcacaccaatgtcctaatgcttacaacccctcttatggttggttaagcttaaaaacatggttgagacacttaaatcagaggattaaacctcataaactttctgttttgttagggtatttaacccacaagtcagTCAAGTTTAGActttgatgaatg belongs to Helianthus annuus cultivar XRQ/B chromosome 5, HanXRQr2.0-SUNRISE, whole genome shotgun sequence and includes:
- the LOC110943555 gene encoding uncharacterized protein LOC110943555; translation: MLSWSITYGVCYLFENPYGSNGSTRIVFVVEVFGIFWLEGRKMLGLRHLLRDHIWINVGNGMRTFAWFDKWDDICPIARMITPRMIANVGFSMTTKLAEVCEYGEWLWPDVWTARYPALAQLQIVTIDQTRQDRLEWKTSSGQSVEFNTATAWDAIRFKQNEVSWAKLAWFPQAIPRHSFLMWLLVQKVEESRYYQ